In Salvelinus alpinus chromosome 30, SLU_Salpinus.1, whole genome shotgun sequence, a single genomic region encodes these proteins:
- the LOC139560313 gene encoding frizzled-8-like, whose product MMECNLLGLGWCMFFALVLHRSSCAAAKELQCQEISVPLCKGIGYNYTYMPNQFNHDTQDEAGLEVHQFWPLVEIKCSPDLKFFLCSMYTPICLEDYKKPLSPCRGVCERAKAGCAPLMRQYGFPWPDRMRCDLLPVQGNQDTLCMDYNRSTTTVSPVVAKPTHRPVKPVNPRKKNGQGRSNDPRKHKPPSSPCEPQCHCRAPMVPVSNSNPLYNRVKTGQILNCAMPCHNPYFSQDERTFTAFWIGLWSVLCFISTFATVATFLIDMDRFKYPERPIIFLSACYMFVSVGYIVRLIAGHEQVACNMEHDTEHIHYETTGPALCTIVFLLIYFFGMASSIWWVILSLTWFLAAGMKWGNEAIASYSQYFHLAAWLIPSMKSIAVLALSSVDGDPVAGICYVGNQNLDNLRGFVLAPLVIYLFIGTMFLLAGFVSLFRIRSVIKQGGTKTDKLERLMIRIGIFTVLYTVPATIIVACYFYEQHNRQTWEITHNCSCLSEREMRKPDYAVFMLKYFMCLLVGITSGAWVWSGKTLESWRTFCTRCCWGSKATSGSMYSDVSTGLTWRSGTASSVSCPKQMPLSRV is encoded by the coding sequence ATGATGGAGTGTAACTTGCTGGGTTTGGGGTGGTGCATGTTTTTTGCACTCGTTCTACACAGGTCGAGCTGCGCCGCGGCGAAGGAGCTACAATGTCAGGAGATATCCGTGCCCTTATGCAAAGGAATCGGATACAACTACACCTACATGCCCAACCAGTTCAACCACGACACACAGGACGAGGCAGGGCTGGAGGTGCACCAGTTTTGGCCCCTGGTGGAAATCAAGTGTTCTCCGGACCTGAAGTTCTTTCTCTGTAGCATGTACACTCCTATTTGCCTGGAGGACTACAAGAAGCCCCTGTCGCCTTGTCGGGGTGTCTGTGAGAGAGCCAAGGCAGGCTGTGCGCCTCTGATGAGACAGTACGGGTTCCCgtggccagacagaatgagatgCGATTTATTACCAGTGCAAGGTAACCAAGATACACTATGCATGGACTACAACAGAAGTACGACGACTGTTTCTCCAGTGGTTGCAAAGCCCACACATCGTCCTGTTAAACCAGTAAACCCACGAAAGAAAAATGGACAAGGCCGTTCTAACGACCCCCGTAAACACAAACCTCCGAGTTCTCCATGCGAACCCCAGTGTCACTGCCGCGCTCCCATGGTTCCAGTCAGCAACAGTAATCCTCTATATAACAGAGTTAAAACAGGACAGATACTCAACTGTGCCATGCCTTGCCACAACCCTTACTTCTCCCAAGACGAAAGGACATTTACTGCATTCTGGATAGGACTATGGTCCGTGTTATGTTTTATCTCTACTTTTGCAACAGTGGCAACTTTTTTAATCGACATGGATCGTTTCAAATACCCGGAGCGACCCATTATATTTCTCTCTGCTTGTTACATGTTTGTCTCGGTCGGCTACATTGTCAGACTAATTGCTGGACATGAACAAGTGGCTTGTAACATGGAGCATGATACCGAACACATCCACTACGAGACCACCGGCCCTGCGCTTTGTACCATTGTATTTCTACTCATCTACTTTTTCGGCATGGCAAGTTCTATTTGGTGGGTCATTCTGTCTCTTACCTGGTTCCTGGCTGCGGGGATGAAGTGGGGAAATGAGGCCATAGCCAGTTACTCTCAGTATTTTCATTTAGCTGCCTGGTTAATACCCAGCATGAAATCAATAGCTGTCTTGGCGTTGAGTTCAGTGGATGGTGACCCTGTGGCAGGAATATGCTATGTTGGCAATCAGAATTTGGATAATCTCCGGGGCTTTGTTTTGGCTCCTTTGGTTATCTATCTTTTCATTGGAACTATGTTCCTCCTGGCTGGGTTTGTGTCACTGTTTCGGATCCGGAGTGTTATAAAGCAAGGAGGGACGAAAACAGACAAGTTGGAGAGACTGATGATCAGGATAGGTATTTTTACAGTGCTTTACACTGTCCCCGCCACGATTATAGTAGCATGTTACTTCTATGAGCAGCACAACAGACAGACTTGGGAAATAACCCACAACTGTTCATGCTTATCGGAGCGTGAAATGCGGAAGCCGGACTATGCTGTGTTCATGCTGAAAtatttcatgtgccttttagttGGCATCACGTCCGGCGCGTGGGTCTGGTCGGGAAAAACTCTAGAATCCTGGAGGACTTTTTGTACCCGCTGCTGCTGGGGCAGCAAGGCCACGAGCGGGTCAATGTACAGTGACGTTAGCACGGGATTGACGTGGAGGTCCGGTACTGCGAGCTCTGTCTCTTGTCCCAAACAGATGCCATTGTCACGGGTTTGA